CGACCTGCCCCTCGTCCGTGGTCGCGTCGCCCGTCAGCGACCGCGGGCCAGTGGCGTACCAGTAGAACCGACTGTCGTCGACGGGCGCGCGGCCGGTGAAGGTTCCGGGACCCCAAACTTCGAGGCCGCGCATCGTGTCGGCAGGGTCGTGGTCGGCCGAGACGACTGCCCGGTAGGCGACCGCGTCGATCGGTCGGCGGGAGACGTCCGGCGCGACCGCGGTCCTGACGGTGGAGCCGATCCCGTCGGCGCCGACGAGGACGTCCGGCGTAATCGTCGGTCCATCTGCGAACTGTGCGACCGGTGGGCCAGTTCGCGGGACCGCCACACACTCCATGTCGGTCTCGACGGTCGTGTCGAGTTCCTCGAGCAAGACGCGCTGGAGCGCCGCGCGGTGGATCGTGACGGGAGCTATCGTCCCATCCTCGGAGTCCACGAGCCCGAACAGCCGCCGTCCGTCCGGCGTATACACGCCGCCGGTGTCGAGGGTGACGCCCGCCGAGCGGACGCGGTCGGCCAGACCCAGTCGGTCGAGGACGCGCATCGCGTTGCCCTGTAGCCCGATACCGGCACCGACGGGGCGATACGTCGATGCGGCCTCGTAGACGGTCGGTTCGAAGCCGTACCGTTCGAGTGCGATCGCCGTCGTGAGGCCACAGATACCCCCGCCGACGATCAGAATCGTCGCATCACGTTCGACCATGTGTCGACGTCGACCAGAGCGAGCAAACCGGTACTGGGGGTCATCCACGCTCTTTTATCTGTCTCCGACGACTCGGCGCGGACATGCGGTACCTCACTGTGCTGGTTCGACCGACGGAGGGCGATGCCTTCCACCCGCTCG
Above is a genomic segment from Halorientalis sp. LT38 containing:
- a CDS encoding FAD-dependent monooxygenase, producing MVERDATILIVGGGICGLTTAIALERYGFEPTVYEAASTYRPVGAGIGLQGNAMRVLDRLGLADRVRSAGVTLDTGGVYTPDGRRLFGLVDSEDGTIAPVTIHRAALQRVLLEELDTTVETDMECVAVPRTGPPVAQFADGPTITPDVLVGADGIGSTVRTAVAPDVSRRPIDAVAYRAVVSADHDPADTMRGLEVWGPGTFTGRAPVDDSRFYWYATGPRSLTGDATTDEGQVAALHRRFSDYPDPISTVVDRLDPADLFVTDLADIPSLDRWTRGSVALAGDAAHGMLPFLGQGAAQGIEDALALAAALATYDDPPAALEAYEAERKPRAEWIRDESRRLGRISTISSPLGCRLRNLAAALVPAPLVDRHRRRVTDPPLPADSFPRTDDVATPDPRPTTR